In one Kluyveromyces marxianus DMKU3-1042 DNA, complete genome, chromosome 4 genomic region, the following are encoded:
- the RPS4B gene encoding 40S ribosomal protein eS4 codes for MARGPKKHLKRLAAPHHWLLDKLSGCYAPRPSAGPHKLRESLPLIVFLRNRLKYALNGREVKAILMQRHVKVDGKVRTDTTFPAGFMDVVTLDATNENFRLVYDVKGRFAVHRITDEEASYKLGKVRKVQLGKKGIPYVVTHDGRTIRYPDPNIKVNDTVKIDLATGKISDFIKFDTGKLVYVTGGRNLGRVGTIVHRERHEGGFDLVHIKDSLENTFVTRLNNVFVIGEPGRPWISLPKGKGIKLTIAEERDRRRAQHGL; via the exons ATGGCTAGAGGACC AAAGAAGCATCTAAAGAGATTAGCAGCTCCACACCATTGGTTGTTGGACAAGTTGTCCGGTTGTTACGCACCAAGACCATCTGCCGGTCCACACAAGTTGCGTGAATCTTTGCCATTGATCGTTTTCTTGAGAAACAGATTAAAGTATGCTTTGAACGGTCGTGAAGTCAAGGCTATCTTGATGCAACGTCACGTTAAGGTCGACGGTAAGGTCAGAACTGACACCACCTTCCCAGCTGGTTTCATGGATGTTGTCACCTTGGACGCTACCAACGAAAACTTCAGATTGGTCTACGACGTTAAGGGTAGATTCGCTGTCCACCGTATCACCGACGAAGAAGCTTCTTACAAATTGGGTAAGGTCAGAAAGGTCCAACTAGGTAAGAAGGGTATTCCATACGTTGTTACCCACGACGGTAGAACCATCAGATACCCAGACCCAAACATCAAGGTTAACGACACCGTTAAGATTGACTTGGCTACTGGTAAGATCTCTGACTTCATTAAGTTCGACACTGGTAAGTTGGTTTACGTTACCGGTGGTCGTAACTTGGGTAGAGTTGGTACCATTGTCCACAGAGAAAGACACGAAGGTGGTTTCGACTTGGTCCACATCAAGGATTCCTTGGAAAACACTTTCGTCACCAGATTGAACAACGTTTTCGTTATCGGTGAACCAGGTAGACCATGGATCTCCTTGCCAAAGGGTAAGGGTATCAAGTTGACCATTGCTGAAGAACGTGACCGTAGAAGAGCTCAACATGGTTTGTAA
- the SCH9 gene encoding serine/threonine protein kinase SCH9, protein MMNFFKSQNEGGNASAARAKNGGTPGAGFFPTIGSHSATATPTTALSEHSYAIGTTGLNQSRQHQENILNHMKATMDPDIYANQQQHQQQQQHQQQQHQQQQQQQQQQQQQQQQQQQQHQQQQHVPTITTSVASAGLSEEKAQSSASSETLSSTSSNANGQLPRGKLRIVIAEALNLSIRSPTASQPYVVCTFESSEFISNGPESLDNKHPSHSTSNANSNWVKALPDIKEKQKRPLYTRQSSSQLDKLGKNKLNLKRDAINPVWEHEATFDVLGTHSELDISVYDAAQDDMFLGQVRLHPDMKNVAPGVHSEWHKLKSRTLGEHVTGDILIHWEYTSTKKKQYGPQDFEVLRLLGKGTFGQVYQVRKKDTLRIYAMKVLSKKVIVKKNEIAHTIGERNILVRTASKSCPFIVGLKFSFQTPTDLYLVTDFMSGGELFWHLQKEGRFPEDRAKFYIAELVLALEYLHDNDIVYRDLKPENILLDANGNIALCDFGLSKADLKDRTNTFCGTTEYLAPELLMDETGYTKMVDFWSLGVLIFEMCCGWSPFFASDNQKMYQKIAFGKVKFPRDVLSPEGRSFVKGLLNRNPKHRLGAIDDGRELRAHPFFSDVDWEAVRQKKIPPPFKPHLVSETDTSNFDPEFTQTSTSFMNKQPIAATPLSPAMQAKFAGFTFVDESAMDEHYTNAYNSRKYLQNSYFMEPGSFIPGNPNLPPDEDVIDDEEESADRLAAVKEGNGLSVDYDGDHQMDDEFVNGRFEI, encoded by the coding sequence ATgatgaacttcttcaagtctCAGAATGAGGGAGGTAATGCTTCTGCAGCTCGTGCCAAGAATGGTGGAACGCCAGGTGCGGGATTCTTTCCTACCATAGGGTCGCATTCGGCCACTGCGACACCAACCACGGCTCTCAGCGAGCATTCATATGCGATCGGTACCACTGGGCTTAACCAAAGTCGCCAGCATCAGGAGAATATTCTGAACCATATGAAGGCTACAATGGACCCGGATATTTATGCTAACCAGCAGCAacaccagcagcagcagcaacatcaacaacaacagcatcagcagcagcaacaacagcaacaacagcaacaacagcaacaacaacaacaacagcagcagcatcaacaacaacaacacgTTCCGACCATTACTACTAGTGTAGCTTCTGCCGGGttatcagaagaaaaagcaCAATCTTCTGCATCGTCAGAAACACTGTCTTCTACTTCAAGTAATGCCAATGGCCAGCTACCAAGGGGGAAACTAAGAATTGTGATTGCAGAAGCATTGAACCTCTCTATAAGATCCCCAACAGCTTCTCAACCCTATGTTGTGTGCACATTCGAAAGTTCAGAGTTCATTTCCAATGGACCGGAATCTCTAGACAACAAACATCCTTCCCATTCAACATCCAATGCCAACTCGAATTGGGTTAAGGCCTTACCAGATATCAAGGAAAAGCAAAAAAGACCCTTGTACACCAGGCAGTCATCATCCCAACTGGATAAACTGGGAAAAAATAAGctgaacttgaaaagagaTGCGATTAATCCAGTATGGGAACATGAAGCCACCTTTGATGTGTTAGGAACTCATTCAGAATTGGATATTTCCGTTTATGATGCCGCACAAGATGATATGTTCTTGGGTCAAGTCAGACTACATCCAGACATGAAGAATGTTGCCCCTGGTGTTCACAGTGAATGGCACAAATTAAAATCAAGAACTTTGGGTGAACATGTTACAGGTGATATCCTAATCCATTGGGAATATACTTCTActaaaaagaaacaatatGGCCCACAAGACTTTGAAGTATTACGTTTGTTGGGTAAAGGTACATTTGGTCAAGTTTACCAAGTCAGAAAGAAGGATACTTTGAGAATATATGCAATGAAAGTCCTCTCGAAGAAAGTTATTgtcaagaaaaatgaaattgcTCATACTATTGGCGAAAGAAATATTTTAGTCCGGACTGCATCAAAGTCTTGTCCATTTATAGTGGGCCTCAAATTCTCTTTCCAGACTCCAACAGATTTGTACTTAGTCACCGACTTTATGAGTGGTGGTGAACTCTTCTGGCATCTACAAAAGGAGGGAAGATTCCCAGAGGATCGTGCCAAGTTTTATATTGCAGAATTGGTCCTAGCTTTAGAATATTTACACGACAATGACATTGTCTACAGAGATTTGAAGCCAGAAAACATTTTATTGGATGCAAATGGTAACATAGCACTATGCGATTTTGGTCTATCCAAGGCTGATTTGAAGGATAGAACCAACACCTTCTGTGGTACGACAGAATATCTTGCCCCCGAACTGCTAATGGATGAGACTGGATATACCAAGATGGTGGACTTTTGGTCTTTGGGTGTCTTAATCTTTGAAATGTGTTGTGGGTGGTCTCCGTTCTTCGCCTCTGATAATCAAAAGATGTATCAGAAAATCGCATTTGGTAAGGTTAAATTCCCTCGTGATGTCTTATCACCAGAAGGTAGATCATTCGTTAAAGGTCTATTGAACAGAAACCCAAAGCATAGACTTGGTGCCATTGATGATGGTAGAGAACTAAGAGCCCATCCTTTCTTTAGTGACGTTGATTGGGAGGCTGTTAGGCAAAAGAAGATCCCACCTCCATTCAAGCCACACCTAGTGTCAGAAACTGATACATCCAACTTTGATCCGGAATTCACTCAAACATCTACCTCATTTATGAACAAGCAACCTATTGCAGCCACCCCCCTATCGCCTGCCATGCAAGCTAAGTTTGCAGGATTCACGTTCGTTGATGAATCGGCTATGGATGAGCATTATACCAACGCATACAACAGCAGAAAGTACCTACAAAATTCCTATTTCATGGAGCCAGGCTCTTTCATTCCAGGTAACCCTAATTTACCTCCTGATGAAGACGTTattgatgacgaagaagaaagcgCTGATAGACTAGCTGCTGTCAAAGAAGGTAATGGTCTCTCTGTTGATTATGATGGTGATCATCAAATGGATGACGAGTTTGTCAATGGTAGATTTGAAATCTGA
- the MNL1 gene encoding alpha-1,2-mannosidase MNL1: MLTGFIFVCFCILTWLTNTCLGFKAEPYSFTKPELHKYREQVRELFYHGFDSYLKYGYPFDEVRPISCKPKKRKFDNPQDTITNDVLGNFTTTLVDSLTTLAVLGDKERFTESLELFRNTVPDSFDLDSTVQLFETTIRLLGGMMSAHIYATDPRTKVYLGKKKYDGFLLKRCIILADKLLMAYLSPTGLPVPRINLRYGTSIDPGLLDENNAAATASPMFEFRLLSMLTLNDTYRQVTEFAFNRTWDLRSDLNLLPMSFSPYDTMVFNDISGTGASIDSFYETALKGSILFDDPWLYNVWETSIHALDAYSKTDWFYSNVGTSHGKTVMLWIDSLSAFFPGLLTLDGRIENAAKKHMMFSKLWSTYGGIPERWNFDIGVSSAEGGVQSAGKTKSVMDKYAAIPSPLDLEWYPLRPEFIESTYYLYRATKDVYYLNVAVRILDDITNRFKAKCGFTGFQNVLTGEKQDRMESFVLGETLKYLYLIFDEENELHNKLWNHVFSTEAHPFWINDKLKNQYELHKRKTRGRLHVSEMYKFHLMKAAYTMMGSKGKKNSKSSSSSVIPELPLQLEGQCDFVGQMNTAFQESNILSRDDLFEIDFRYWPSLQQPKWNKGYVSLELTPQLYNLWKGRGKLGNQHKCAVPKTRVFEGIISERTLRSRLINTHRLWGPSDSPAVYRFDSITGLRMRFYEQNLSIHTKRNDPLVYDVVNWKSCLPDTSNNVPPVLYTAIFIDGTELTDNDVVLVNRSALLTAQSVKYLSMNANHQLLINCIPVSNIYLE; the protein is encoded by the coding sequence ATGTTAACAGGCTTTATATTTGTATGCTTTTGCATACTGACTTGGTTAACGAATACATGCCTCGGTTTCAAAGCGGAACCATATTCTTTCACGAAACCAGAGCTACACAAGTATAGGGAACAAGTACGAGAACTATTCTACCACGGATTTGATTCATACCTAAAGTATGGGTACCCATTCGATGAAGTAAGGCCGATATCTTGTAAACCGAAGAAACGAAAGTTTGACAACCCGCAGGATACTATAACCAATGACGTGTTAGGGAACTTTACTACTACTTTGGTGGACTCTTTAACGACCCTTGCGGTGTTGGGAGACAAGGAACGGTTTACCGAGTCCTTGGAACTTTTCAGGAACACGGTTCCTGACTCGTTTGATCTTGACTCAACAGTACAATTATTTGAGACTACAATTCGGTTATTGGGCGGGATGATGTCTGCTCATATATATGCGACGGATCCTCGCACAAAGGTTTATCTGggcaaaaagaagtacgaTGGGTTCTTGTTAAAACGGTGCATTATTTTGGCAGATAAGCTTTTGATGGCGTACCTTTCACCAACAGGATTACCAGTTCCAAGAATTAACCTAAGATATGGAACTTCAATTGATCCAGGATTACTAGATGAGAACAACGCTGCTGCAACTGCATCTCCGATGTTCGAGTTCAGGCTTCTTTCAATGTTGACTTTGAACGATACTTACAGGCAAGTAACTGAGTTTGCGTTCAACAGAACATGGGACCTCAGATCGGACCTAAATCTACTCCCAATGTCGTTCAGCCCGTATGATACTATGGTTTTCAACGATATTAGTGGCACCGGTGCCTCAATAGATTCATTTTATGAGACAGCATTGAAGGGctctattctttttgatgaCCCGTGGCTCTACAATGTGTGGGAAACATCGATTCATGCACTAGATGCATATTCTAAGACAGATTGGTTTTACAGCAATGTTGGAACGTCACATGGAAAGACAGTTATGCTGTGGATCGACTCCTTAAGCGCCTTTTTCCCCGGTTTGTTGACTTTAGATGGACGGATCGAGAATGCGGCCAAGAAACATATGATGTTTTCAAAGCTATGGTCAACTTACGGCGGCATACCGGAAAGGTGGAATTTCGACATTGGAGTATCTTCTGCTGAAGGAGGAGTACAGTCTGCTGGGAAAACCAAATCAGTGATGGATAAATACGCAGCTATTCCTTCACCCTTGGATTTGGAATGGTACCCTTTAAGGCCTGAATTTATAGAGTCAACGTATTATCTTTACAGAGCTACCAAGGATGTGTACTATTTGAACGTTGCAGTGCGGATACTGGACGATATAACGAACAGGTTCAAGGCAAAGTGTGGGTTTACTGGTTTCCAAAATGTGTTGACAGGAGAGAAACAGGATAGAATGGAGTCATTTGTGTTGGGCGAGACTTTGAAGTACTTGTATTTGATTTTCGACGAGGAGAATGAGCTGCACAACAAACTTTGGAATCACGTCTTCAGCACAGAGGCCCATCCATTCTGGATAAACGACAAACTAAAGAACCAATATGAGTTGCACAAACGAAAAACACGCGGCAGGCTGCATGTTTCCGAGATGTACAAGTTCCACTTGATGAAAGCGGCTTACACAATGATGGGGAGCAaggggaagaagaattcaaaatcatcatcgtcgtctGTGATTCCAGAATTGCCGTTACAGCTAGAGGGCCAATGCGATTTCGTAGGTCAAATGAACACAGCTTTCCAGGAATCGAACATTTTGTCAAGAGACGActtgtttgaaattgatttcCGGTACTGGCCTTCACTCCAGCAACCAAAATGGAACAAGGGCTACGTATCTCTTGAGCTGACCCCACAGCTCTACAATCTATGGAAAGGCAGGGGTAAACTTGGCAATCAACATAAATGTGCTGTGCCTAAAACACGAGTGTTCGAGGGAATCATAAGCGAACGTACACTTCGCTCGCGCCTCATCAACACTCATCGTCTTTGGGGCCCCTCAGACTCACCAGCCGTATACCGCTTCGACTCCATCACAGGACTACGCATGAGATTTTACGAGCAAAACTTAAGCATACACACAAAACGTAACGATCCACTCGTATACGACGTGGTCAACTGGAAATCATGTCTTCCAGATACATCAAACAACGTCCCCCCGGTCTTGTACACTGCCATATTTATCGATGGTACAGAATTGACGGACAACGACGTAGTTCTGGTCAACAGATCTGCGCTTCTCACTGCGCAAAGCGTCAAATACCTCTCCATGAACGCAAATCACCAGCTACTCATCAACTGCATACCAGTCTCCAACATATATCTTGAGTAA
- the SMN1 gene encoding Smn1p, translating into MRHLLNINHLALYALYIPTLLCAVLPFEPIQKFMSSEQQAVKKYRDLQIGELNFIHTTDTHGWLGSHLNEENYDATWGDLISFVDKLRQNVIKENDLLLIDTGDKHDGNGLSDATIPNGLNSTQIFNEMNYDLLTLGNHELYVEDNTVLEFYETASNPKFKGKYVSSNVEFIKEDGSKVPFGSKYRYFTTKNKGLRILAFSFLFNFERANQRATVTPVANALKQEWFKEVTKIYSRDDVDVIIVFGHLPVSDPENREINHLHSKLRHNYPNTFIHYFGGHTHIRDFVSLDNKAYGIQSGRFCETVGFSSVDDVKKESPVVSRRYIDFNLDSFMHHAKVKNIDDFDTELGLAVNEHIKQLREDLNLTTVFGYVPSTYYMYNKPLSSPHNIYNLLTTKVLPRLVSDRSDVIAESGGRIIMINSGSIRFDLHEGPFTTDTEYTISPFSNTWNYIKLPLELAMQIESYLNGMGPILTLNVPGENRRHCPFVNDKSLPKGYTTSDDLGCEGDDTLHRSEHEYRIPNVVQSIDIVNEDAETIDFVYYSFIQPYVLEALNDLNEDQNIVDHEFSEQDCKIYGGASTKDLLREYIISLGDKSGNSINT; encoded by the coding sequence ATGAGACACTTACTGAACATTAACCATTTGGCATTATATGCCCTTTATATACCAACACTACTGTGTGCTGTATTGCCatttgaaccaattcaaAAGTTCATGTCTTCTGAGCAGCAGGCTGTGAAGAAATATAGGGATTTACAGATAGGCGAGCTAAACTTTATCCATACAACAGACACACATGGATGGTTGGGTTCTCATTTGAACGAAGAGAATTATGATGCCACTTGGGGAGATCTCATTTCCTTTGTTGACAAGCTAAGACAAAACGTGATAAAGGAAAATGATCTTTTACTCATTGATACAGGCGATAAGCATGATGGAAACGGGCTCAGTGATGCTACCATACCAAACGGATTGAATTCCACGCAAATATTCAATGAAATGAACTATGATTTATTGACACTAGGGAATCACGAACTTTATGTTGAGGATAACACAGTCTTGGAATTTTATGAGACAGCTTCTAATCCCAAATTCAAAGGCAAATATGTTTCTAGTAATGTTGAGtttattaaagaagatggaTCAAAAGTGCCATTTGGTTCAAAATATCGTTATTTTACTACAAAGAACAAAGGTCTTAGAATTTTAGCCTTCTCCTTCCTATTTAACTTTGAAAGGGCTAACCAAAGGGCGACAGTAACCCCCGTCGCAAACGCCTTGAAACAAGAATGGTTCAAAGAAGTCACAAAAATTTATTCTAGAGATGACGTagatgttattattgtGTTTGGTCATTTACCGGTTTCCGACCCCGAAAATCGCGAGATCAATCACTTACATTCGAAGCTAAGACACAACTATCCTAACACATTTATTCACTATTTTGGTGGCCACACTCATATCAGAGATTTCGTTTCTTTAGACAACAAAGCATATGGGATCCAAAGTGGGAGATTCTGTGAAACTGTTGGATTCTCTTCCGTTGATGATgtaaaaaaagaatcacCAGTTGTATCAAGGAGATACATAGACTTTAATCTAGATTCATTTATGCACCATGCAAAGGTAAAAAACATTGATGACTTTGATACAGAACTTGGGTTGGCTGTAAACGAACATATAAAGCAGCTAAGGGAAGATCTAAATTTGACTACTGTATTTGGATATGTCCCCTCAACTTATTACATGTACAATAAACCACTCTCATCGCCTCACAATATTTATAATCTTCTGACTACAAAAGTTTTACCAAGGTTGGTCTCGGACAGGTCCGATGTTATCGCAGAATCAGGTGgaagaataataatgataaattCGGGCTCCATAAGATTCGATTTACACGAAGGCCCCTTCACTACAGATACCGAATATACCATTTCCCCCTTTTCCAATACATGGAATTATATAAAACTACCATTAGAACTTGCAATGCAAATCGAATCATATCTTAACGGAATGGGTCCAATTCTTACGTTGAATGTGCCAGGAGAAAATCGTCGCCATTGTCCATTTGTTAATGATAAATCGCTACCTAAGGGTTACACAACATCGGATGATTTGGGATGCGAAGGAGATGATACACTCCATCGCAGTGAACATGAATACAGAATTCCTAATGTCGTGCAATCAATCGATATTGTAAATGAAGATGCTGAAACTATAGACTTTGTTTATTATAGTTTTATTCAACCGTACGTGCTTGAGGCCTTAAACGATTTGAATGAAGATCAAAATATAGTGGATCATGAATTCAGCGAACAGGATTGTAAGATATATGGCGGAGCATCGACAAAGGATTTACTTCGTGAATACATCATATCGCTTGGCGACAAAAGCGGGAATAGTATCAATACCTAA
- the MGM101 gene encoding Mgm101p: MLSFNRIVRVNGARFATSGTAMVRKSVASSASTVSASRAASSSPSVNSTTAENGTGRTSAMKRVPGYTKTLEETLNGSVLEPPAQVQTSSSSEEINWYSSFHGIGSKPFPKETQDALSGALVPEDIEIKPDGLIYLPEIKYRRILNKAFGAGGWGLVPRSETIVTAKLVTREYALICHGQLVSIARGEQDYFSETGIPTATEGCKSNALMRCCKDLGIGSELWDPVFIKKFKKSHCTEKFVEHVTTKKKKKIWLRKDREVEYPYK, from the coding sequence atgttGAGCTTTAATCGTATAGTCCGTGTAAATGGAGCCAGGTTTGCTACCAGTGGCACTGCAATGGTGAGAAAAAGTGTGGCCTCAAGCGCCAGTACTGTGTCTGCATCTCGTGCAGCTTCGTCCAGTCCAAGCGTGAATTCGACAACAGCGGAAAACGGAACTGGTCGGACGTCCGCGATGAAGAGAGTGCCTGGTTACACTAAAACTCTCGAAGAGACGTTGAATGGATCAGTTTTAGAACCACCTGCTCAAGTTCAGACGTCATCATCCTCAGAAGAAATTAATTGGTACTCCAGTTTCCATGGAATTGGATCGAAACCTTTCCCAAAGGAAACACAAGACGCGTTGTCTGGCGCGCTAGTACCTGAAGATATCGAGATCAAGCCTGATGGGTTGATTTATTTGCCAGAAATCAAGTACCGTAGAATTTTGAATAAGGCATTTGGTGCTGGTGGCTGGGGTCTCGTTCCTCGTTCGGAAACTATCGTTACTGCGAAATTGGTCACTAGAGAATACGCCTTGATATGTCACGGACAGCTAGTCAGTATTGCTCGTGGTGAGCAAGATTATTTCAGCGAAACTGGTATTCCAACTGCAACTGAAGGTTGTAAATCTAATGCGTTAATGAGATGTTGTAAGGACTTGGGTATTGGATCTGAGTTGTGGGACCCTGTGTTCATTAAGAAGTTTAAAAAGAGTCACTGTACTGAGAAGTTCGTAGAGCACGTCACTactaaaaagaagaagaagatctggCTAAGGAAAGACAGAGAGGTTGAATATCcatataaataa